The following are from one region of the Paenibacillus protaetiae genome:
- a CDS encoding glycosyltransferase family 4 protein → MTNGKKDILIIMGRYLPGYKDGGPVRSIQNLVDYLGEEYNFRILTCDRDHGDTQAYPNIKVNDWNHIGNAQVYYVPPKGFGYKIIRTLTNQADLVYVCGCFNDYAINTLLLKRLGMIKKPVVVAAMGLFSPMEFKLKYRKKKLFTTIFNLTGMFKNIYWSATTQMEVQEINQQIKIRNNYFIAEDLPRKVDNEIIIKPKEVGKLKVVWISRIAPKKNLLGAIKILQHVKSQIEFTIYGPVHVPEYWNMCLEELNKLPANIEWRYEGDVESELVVASLKKHHVFLFPTLGENYGHVIQEALSAGCAAVISDQTPWECFEENGFGHIFSVNEVTKFIEVIENYAEMEQMQYQIVSFKAFNYVKDKSIKASNNTGYRKIFNVFH, encoded by the coding sequence ATGACAAACGGCAAGAAAGATATCTTGATTATTATGGGCAGGTACTTACCAGGCTATAAAGATGGCGGACCTGTCCGGTCTATTCAGAACCTTGTTGATTATCTTGGTGAAGAGTATAACTTTAGAATTCTAACTTGCGACAGAGATCATGGAGATACACAAGCATATCCCAATATTAAAGTTAATGATTGGAATCATATAGGGAATGCCCAAGTTTATTATGTTCCACCCAAAGGATTTGGTTACAAGATAATAAGGACATTGACCAATCAAGCGGATCTTGTTTATGTTTGCGGATGCTTTAATGACTATGCAATTAACACATTACTGTTAAAACGTTTAGGTATGATTAAAAAGCCAGTAGTAGTGGCAGCAATGGGATTGTTCTCTCCAATGGAGTTCAAATTAAAATACAGAAAAAAAAAGCTATTTACTACCATTTTTAATCTAACAGGAATGTTTAAAAATATATACTGGTCAGCAACAACACAAATGGAAGTTCAAGAAATTAACCAACAAATAAAAATAAGAAATAATTATTTTATAGCAGAGGATCTCCCGAGAAAAGTTGACAATGAAATCATTATTAAACCCAAAGAAGTTGGAAAATTAAAAGTAGTTTGGATTTCAAGAATTGCACCTAAGAAAAATTTATTAGGTGCAATTAAAATTTTACAACATGTGAAAAGTCAAATTGAATTTACTATTTATGGACCCGTACATGTTCCGGAATATTGGAATATGTGTCTGGAAGAACTAAATAAGCTACCAGCAAATATTGAATGGCGATACGAAGGTGATGTTGAATCGGAGCTAGTTGTAGCCTCCTTGAAAAAACATCACGTTTTTTTATTTCCGACTTTAGGAGAAAACTACGGACATGTTATACAGGAAGCTCTCTCTGCGGGGTGTGCAGCAGTTATTTCTGATCAAACACCCTGGGAATGTTTTGAAGAAAACGGCTTTGGCCATATATTTTCGGTAAATGAAGTAACTAAATTTATTGAAGTAATAGAAAATTATGCGGAAATGGAACAAATGCAATATCAAATTGTTTCATTTAAAGCATTTAATTATGTAAAAGATAAAAGTATTAAAGCATCAAATAATACTGGATATAGAAAAATATTTAATGTTTTTCATT
- a CDS encoding glycosyltransferase family 2 protein, producing MTMVDLTVVILTKNEEKNLRKCIESFRGIAKRFVIIDSYSTDGTEQLCRILDSELQASGSRLDFYENKWVDYATQLNWGLANTNITTEWAMRMDADEELMEDLVEEINMELPGLKQDINGVVLRRRVYFMGRWIKHGGRYPELLLRIFRTGKAMCEQKIMDEHMILSEGKLINFKCDLIDNNTKNLEWWTNKHNWYSNREVLDYQTTVDNYFSTKENLIENGQSTKQAKRKRKVKNKGYYRLPKFFRAHLYFFYRYYIKLGFLDGPEGRIFHFLQAYWYRFLVDAKMYECEKFDRKMNPQGELKSIASE from the coding sequence ATGACCATGGTAGATCTTACTGTAGTAATTCTTACGAAAAATGAGGAAAAAAATTTAAGAAAATGTATTGAATCCTTCCGTGGAATTGCGAAACGGTTTGTAATTATTGATAGCTACAGTACAGATGGAACCGAACAGCTATGTAGAATTCTTGATTCTGAACTACAGGCTAGTGGCAGTAGACTTGACTTTTATGAGAATAAATGGGTTGATTATGCAACTCAGCTAAATTGGGGTTTAGCCAACACGAATATCACAACAGAATGGGCTATGCGAATGGATGCGGACGAAGAATTGATGGAAGACCTCGTTGAAGAAATTAATATGGAGCTGCCTGGTTTAAAGCAAGATATTAATGGTGTCGTCCTTCGTAGAAGGGTCTATTTTATGGGACGTTGGATTAAGCACGGAGGTCGATATCCTGAATTGCTTCTTCGGATATTCCGTACCGGCAAGGCAATGTGTGAACAAAAGATTATGGATGAGCATATGATTTTGTCGGAAGGCAAGCTCATAAATTTTAAGTGTGATTTGATTGATAATAATACGAAAAATTTAGAGTGGTGGACTAACAAGCATAATTGGTATAGCAATCGTGAAGTCCTGGATTACCAAACGACAGTCGATAACTACTTCTCTACGAAAGAAAATTTAATCGAAAACGGACAATCCACAAAACAAGCCAAGAGGAAACGTAAAGTAAAAAATAAGGGATACTATAGATTGCCCAAATTTTTTAGAGCGCATTTGTATTTTTTTTACAGATACTATATTAAGCTAGGGTTTCTGGATGGACCAGAAGGTCGTATATTTCATTTCTTACAAGCCTATTGGTACAGATTCTTGGTCGATGCCAAAATGTATGAATGTGAAAAGTTTGACCGCAAGATGAACCCTCAAGGTGAACTGAAAAGTATAGCAAGTGAATAA
- a CDS encoding acyltransferase produces MNSNWFKLLMKATRVQYGENLKLNGVPVVFNKQGAELLIGDNVTINSSFLSNLVGLYQRTIIVTRTHDSKIAIGNNVGISGATIYARTSITIGENTLIGGNSKIMDNDFHPIEVEARNTDIKEKIAARPIVIGKNCFIGCNSLILKGTILGEGCVVGAGAVVSGVFEDNCVIAGNPAKVIKRL; encoded by the coding sequence ATGAATAGCAATTGGTTTAAACTTTTAATGAAAGCAACGAGAGTGCAATATGGTGAAAACTTAAAATTAAATGGTGTGCCAGTCGTCTTTAATAAGCAAGGTGCGGAACTGTTAATTGGGGATAATGTAACCATTAATTCCTCATTTCTGTCGAATTTAGTTGGCCTGTATCAGCGAACGATTATCGTGACTAGAACACATGATTCGAAGATTGCAATAGGGAATAATGTAGGTATCTCGGGTGCAACCATTTATGCCAGAACTTCTATAACTATTGGGGAGAATACGCTAATAGGCGGTAATTCCAAAATAATGGATAATGATTTTCATCCAATAGAAGTTGAAGCAAGAAATACAGATATTAAAGAAAAAATTGCTGCAAGGCCGATCGTTATAGGGAAGAACTGCTTCATTGGTTGCAATTCTTTAATATTGAAGGGAACAATTTTGGGAGAAGGTTGTGTAGTTGGGGCAGGGGCAGTTGTAAGTGGAGTCTTCGAGGATAATTGTGTTATTGCTGGAAACCCGGCAAAAGTCATAAAAAGATTATAA
- a CDS encoding glycosyltransferase family 4 protein, with protein sequence MSFRKQKLLIYAHYYHPDVASTGQILKELAEGMVGSFEITVICVVPSYTGTIPAEYKKRLFFKEQINGVNIIRVRVPEFTKSNKISRIKNITAYFAGAMLATFKVKNMDYVYSISQPPVLGGLLGVWGKWMKRAKYIYNIQDFNPEQTMAIGYSNNKLILNAMMWFDKFSCKNADKVIVVGRDMVETIKERFKGLAVPNHSFINNWIDEKEIYPLPSDHEEVRAFKKNYDLEDKFIFMYSGNIGLYYDLENLMHVIQKFKDREDVVFAFVGEGSVLNNLIKYKSDFNLTNVRFIPYQKKTELNYSLNAGDVHWCINAKGIKGVSVPSKLYGILAAGKPILGVLEEGSEARIIIEETNSGYVTEPGNYKAVEAIIERFLYEKDTDIRTEMSRRARSFLVDNLTKDVSINKYIQEISI encoded by the coding sequence ATGAGTTTTCGAAAACAAAAGTTATTAATTTATGCACATTATTATCATCCGGATGTTGCTTCTACTGGCCAAATATTAAAAGAATTAGCTGAAGGCATGGTTGGCTCATTTGAAATTACTGTGATCTGTGTGGTGCCATCTTACACCGGAACGATTCCTGCTGAATATAAAAAACGGTTATTCTTCAAAGAACAAATAAATGGTGTCAACATTATTCGAGTTCGTGTCCCTGAATTCACTAAAAGCAATAAAATAAGCAGAATTAAAAATATTACAGCTTATTTTGCTGGTGCAATGCTCGCAACATTTAAGGTTAAAAATATGGATTATGTCTATTCCATTTCACAACCGCCGGTTCTAGGTGGTCTACTTGGAGTTTGGGGCAAATGGATGAAGAGGGCAAAATATATTTACAATATTCAAGACTTCAATCCCGAGCAGACAATGGCCATTGGTTATAGCAATAACAAGTTAATACTAAATGCAATGATGTGGTTTGACAAATTCAGTTGCAAAAATGCAGATAAGGTCATCGTGGTTGGGCGTGATATGGTTGAGACGATAAAGGAACGCTTTAAAGGATTAGCAGTTCCTAATCATTCCTTTATTAATAACTGGATTGATGAGAAGGAGATTTATCCTTTGCCGTCTGATCATGAAGAAGTACGAGCTTTTAAGAAAAACTATGACCTGGAAGATAAATTTATCTTTATGTATTCCGGTAATATCGGTCTCTACTACGATCTTGAGAACTTAATGCATGTTATTCAGAAATTCAAAGATAGAGAGGATGTCGTTTTTGCTTTTGTTGGAGAAGGATCAGTCTTGAACAATTTGATTAAATACAAAAGCGATTTCAACCTTACAAATGTGAGATTTATTCCATACCAAAAAAAAACAGAGTTAAACTACAGCTTAAATGCCGGGGACGTTCACTGGTGTATTAATGCAAAAGGGATTAAAGGAGTGTCAGTTCCAAGTAAATTATATGGCATTCTGGCTGCAGGAAAACCAATATTGGGGGTACTAGAGGAAGGCTCGGAAGCGAGAATAATAATTGAAGAAACAAATTCCGGCTATGTAACTGAACCAGGAAATTATAAGGCAGTTGAAGCTATTATCGAACGATTCTTGTATGAAAAAGACACTGATATTCGAACTGAAATGAGTAGACGAGCCAGATCCTTTTTGGTTGACAACTTAACTAAAGATGTATCCATTAATAAATATATACAAGAGATTAGTATTTAA